The proteins below are encoded in one region of Ascaphus truei isolate aAscTru1 chromosome 10, aAscTru1.hap1, whole genome shotgun sequence:
- the GFI1 gene encoding zinc finger protein Gfi-1: MPRSFLVKSKKAHSYHQHRSAGDDYNVRQEGVLAPMCADSNVLPEVQGDFSPMSSHLGDVTPESPPSPPSCEGSVCGTVTSEFEDFWRPPSPSVSPASEKSACASLEESAPFPLPYTWSGLAGPGLRQLVQSYRPAAAALGLYGERDRPPPPPPLYSTERYGDYGQGAGRYGEKAPGIKVEPDLLCTRLLLNTGSYKCIKCSKVFSTPHGLEVHVRRSHSGTRPFACDMCGKTFGHAVSLEQHKAVHSQERSFDCKICGKSFKRSSTLSTHLLIHSDTRPYPCQYCGKRFHQKSDMKKHTFIHTGEKPHKCQVCGKAFSQSSNLITHSRKHTGFKPFGCDLCGKGFQRKVDLRRHRETQHGLK, from the exons ATGCCCAGATCATTCTTGGTCAAGAGCAAGAAGGCTCATAGCTACCACCAGCACAGGTCTGCAGGTGATGACTACAACGTGCGGCAGGAGGGTGTTCTAGCTCCCATGTGTGCAG ACAGCAATGTTCTCCCTGAAGTTCAGGGGGACTTCTCTCCTATGTCCTCCCATCTGGGAGACGTGACCCCAGAGTCCCCACCGTCCCCACCCAGCTGCGAGGGAAGTGTATGTGGCACAGTAACCTCGGAGTTTGAGGACTTCTGGagacccccttccccttctgtgtCACCAG CCTCGGAGAAGTCCGCCTGCGCCTCCCTGGAAGAGTCGGCGCCTTTCCCGCTGCCCTACACGTGGAGCGGCCTGGCGGGGCCCGGGCTCCGGCAGCTGGTGCAGAGTTACCGGCCGGCGGCGGCTGCGCTGGGACTCTATGGGGAGCGGGACCGCCCGCCGCCGCCGCCCCCGCTGTACAGCACCGAGCGGTATGGGGACTACGGGCAAGGAGCGGGGCGCTACGGGGAGAAGGCTCCGGGCATCAAGGTGGAGCCGGATCTGCTGTGCACGCGGCTGCTGCTCAACACCGGATCATACAAGTGCATCAAGTGCAGCAag GTCTTCTCCACACCACATGGACTGGAGGTTCACGTGCGCAGGTCTCACAGTGGCACTCGGCCCTTCGCCTGCGACATGTGTGGGAAAACATTTGGCCATGCGGTGAGCCTGGAGCAGCACAAGGCGGTGCATTCCCAG GAAAGAAGTTTTGACTGCAAGATCTGCGGTAAAAGTTTTAAAAGGTCCTCCACCCTTTCTACTCATCTGCTCATTCACTCAGACACCAGACCATACCCCTGTCAGTACTGTGGCAAGAGGTTTCACCAGAAGTCTGATATGAAGAAGCATACCTTTATACACACAG GAGAAAAACCACACAAATGCCAAGTGTGCGGGAAAGCTTTCAGCCAGAGCTCCAACCTAATCACTCACAGCCGCAAACACACCGGCTTTAAGCCTTTTGGCTGTGACCTCTGTGGGAAAGGCTTTCAGAGGAAGGTGGATCTGAGGAGACATCGTGAAACCCAGCACGGACTTAAATGA